A part of Maridesulfovibrio hydrothermalis AM13 = DSM 14728 genomic DNA contains:
- a CDS encoding nucleotidyltransferase family protein: protein MNQNTPKYIVSQETTIKECLQRLNQAGVGILLVCDSETRLQGVITDGDIRRAFLKNISFEKSCSKIANTSPLTVTGRPSNEEALHLMSSGNPFTVHQLPVLDEHGKVKDLILRSEISDQTRTSQMNAVIMAGGFGTRLRPFTKSTPKPMLPVGGTPLLERIIDQLKKNKIDNINITTHYLPEKIKDYFGNGEKYGVNINYITEDEPLGTAGALGFIEKSNHPVLIINGDILTQVDFSAMLNFHKEQKSALTIGVRMYEFKIPFGVVECAGPRVCTISEKPVKNVLVNAGIYLMEPEVHARIPQNKFMNMTDVIELLLKEGKTVSSFPIMEYWLDIGQIEDYNKAQSDIKKIKRSE from the coding sequence ATGAATCAAAATACTCCCAAATATATTGTTTCACAGGAAACCACTATTAAAGAATGCCTACAACGGCTAAATCAGGCTGGAGTGGGGATTCTTCTGGTATGTGACTCGGAAACACGCCTGCAAGGCGTTATTACTGACGGAGATATTCGCAGGGCCTTTCTGAAAAATATCTCCTTTGAAAAATCATGTTCAAAAATTGCAAATACCTCTCCACTGACTGTCACAGGACGCCCGTCAAACGAAGAGGCACTTCATTTGATGAGTTCTGGAAACCCGTTCACTGTCCATCAACTGCCTGTTCTTGACGAGCACGGCAAAGTCAAAGACCTGATCCTCCGCAGCGAGATCAGCGACCAGACCAGAACTTCACAAATGAACGCAGTGATCATGGCAGGAGGTTTCGGAACCAGACTACGCCCTTTTACCAAGTCAACACCAAAGCCGATGCTTCCAGTTGGCGGAACTCCACTTCTTGAACGTATTATCGACCAACTTAAAAAAAACAAAATAGATAATATCAACATTACGACGCACTATTTACCGGAAAAAATTAAAGACTACTTTGGAAACGGAGAAAAATATGGCGTAAATATAAACTACATTACCGAAGATGAACCGCTGGGGACAGCAGGCGCTCTGGGGTTTATTGAAAAATCAAACCATCCTGTACTGATTATAAACGGTGATATTCTCACTCAGGTAGACTTTTCAGCTATGCTCAATTTCCATAAAGAGCAAAAATCAGCCCTGACCATCGGCGTAAGAATGTATGAATTTAAAATTCCATTTGGAGTTGTTGAGTGTGCCGGCCCCAGAGTTTGTACCATTAGTGAAAAGCCTGTTAAAAATGTGCTGGTCAACGCTGGGATTTACCTTATGGAGCCGGAAGTTCATGCCCGTATTCCACAGAATAAATTCATGAATATGACTGATGTTATTGAATTGCTGCTTAAAGAAGGTAAGACAGTCTCCAGTTTTCCCATCATGGAATACTGGCTCGATATTGGACAGATTGAAGATTACAATAAAGCACAATCCGATATAAAAAAGATTAAAAGAAGTGAATAA
- a CDS encoding N-acetylneuraminate synthase family protein: MQIYITPEKKISQFCKPYIIAEIGANHNGDMKLARKLISEASKCGCDAVKFQSWTLTSVDSEACFQECGTEKEIQKIKDQVKKYSLNQSQHKELKKICQEFNVDFCSTPFSFDEVDMLAELDVPFFKVASGDLTYLQLIGYMAEKRKPMVVSTGMAKLSEIEAAIETIRSKGNNDIILLHCVSLYPPEASEVNLKTIPYLNETFGVPCGFSDHSIGIHMPLASIALGASVIEKHFTLDHNMEGWDHAVSATPEEMTQIVQYSNEIQIAIGHKSKTLSPREVEMRSGFHRSIVASTPLTAGTILKEKHFAFKRPGTGIKPVEAKYLVGRKLKCDIKFDFPITWNDIN; encoded by the coding sequence ATGCAGATATACATTACTCCTGAAAAAAAAATTTCCCAATTTTGCAAACCCTACATCATCGCTGAAATAGGAGCTAACCATAACGGAGACATGAAACTGGCCAGAAAACTCATTTCCGAAGCCAGCAAGTGCGGCTGTGATGCTGTAAAATTCCAATCATGGACCTTGACCTCAGTTGATTCAGAAGCCTGCTTTCAGGAATGTGGAACTGAAAAAGAAATTCAGAAAATAAAGGACCAAGTTAAGAAGTACTCTCTTAATCAAAGTCAGCACAAAGAATTAAAAAAAATATGTCAGGAATTCAATGTAGATTTTTGCTCTACACCTTTCAGCTTCGATGAGGTTGATATGCTCGCGGAGCTGGATGTCCCTTTCTTCAAAGTAGCCTCTGGGGATCTCACCTATCTGCAACTTATCGGGTACATGGCTGAAAAAAGAAAACCTATGGTTGTTTCCACTGGCATGGCTAAACTATCTGAAATTGAAGCCGCAATTGAAACTATCCGAAGCAAAGGAAATAATGATATTATTCTTCTACATTGTGTCTCGTTATACCCTCCGGAAGCAAGCGAAGTTAACCTGAAAACAATCCCATACCTAAATGAGACATTCGGAGTACCATGCGGCTTTTCCGATCACTCAATCGGCATTCACATGCCTTTGGCATCCATTGCTCTGGGTGCAAGTGTAATCGAAAAGCACTTTACCCTTGACCACAATATGGAAGGTTGGGACCATGCCGTTTCCGCAACCCCGGAAGAGATGACACAAATTGTCCAATATTCTAATGAAATCCAAATTGCTATAGGACATAAATCAAAGACCCTCTCTCCCCGAGAAGTCGAAATGCGCAGCGGATTTCACCGCAGTATTGTAGCTTCAACCCCTCTTACTGCCGGAACCATTCTCAAAGAAAAACACTTTGCTTTCAAAAGACCGGGAACTGGAATCAAGCCAGTTGAAGCTAAATATCTGGTTGGCAGAAAATTAAAATGCGACATTAAATTCGATTTCCCAATCACCTGGAATGACATCAACTAA
- a CDS encoding glycosyltransferase family 2 protein gives MNNPQQTAFFTVFYPGAELYFNDFARSLEKQTYKNFDITFVNDGMQNISSYMNDFTFLNWKEFKVSGSPEKIREKALVKLKKAGYQYIILGDADDFFKENRIAVARDYLKKNDIVVNDVSLFDEKGFSCRKWFSNRLQNNTNIRLEFILDKNIFGLSNTSIRTECIDENFSVREDTVATDWHLFASMLAKDFKAIFTNDTETLYRQHQKNAAGLGKISEAYILRGITAKKVVLEELNKIQPLFLKQYAHFKKREKEIQDPDFFKKYFERVKQNNINYPLWWEEIF, from the coding sequence ATGAATAACCCCCAGCAAACAGCTTTTTTTACTGTATTCTATCCTGGAGCAGAACTGTATTTTAATGACTTTGCCAGAAGTCTTGAAAAACAGACATATAAAAATTTTGACATAACCTTCGTGAATGATGGGATGCAAAATATTTCTTCTTATATGAACGATTTCACTTTTTTAAATTGGAAAGAGTTTAAAGTTTCAGGTTCTCCTGAAAAAATAAGAGAAAAAGCTTTGGTAAAACTTAAAAAAGCTGGCTATCAATATATTATATTGGGTGACGCTGATGACTTTTTCAAGGAAAACCGCATTGCTGTGGCCCGTGATTATCTTAAAAAAAATGATATCGTAGTCAACGATGTCAGCCTTTTTGATGAAAAGGGTTTCTCATGCAGAAAATGGTTTTCAAACCGTTTACAAAATAACACCAATATTAGGCTTGAATTTATTTTGGACAAAAATATCTTCGGACTATCCAATACTTCCATAAGAACTGAATGTATTGATGAAAATTTCTCGGTTCGGGAAGATACTGTTGCAACCGACTGGCATCTTTTTGCAAGTATGCTTGCCAAAGATTTTAAGGCGATATTTACAAATGACACCGAGACACTGTACCGACAGCATCAAAAAAACGCTGCAGGATTAGGCAAAATTTCTGAAGCGTACATTTTGCGTGGCATCACAGCTAAAAAGGTTGTGTTAGAAGAGCTAAACAAAATACAGCCTCTATTTTTAAAACAATATGCCCATTTCAAAAAAAGAGAAAAAGAAATTCAAGATCCGGATTTCTTTAAAAAGTACTTTGAAAGAGTCAAACAAAACAACATAAACTACCCACTTTGGTGGGAAGAAATATTCTAG
- a CDS encoding hexapeptide transferase: MNKKRIILVGCGEHAGMVIDNIEAQNKFKIAGMTSHQPSDIGLSKYGYKVVGLDSDIPKLIEKYNIDFYFLGVGNLKVRRELAAYYDQYLNTVNIIHPNTEISTHSTIGSGNIIEAYTKIANGVSMGDHCILNSFTAINHDQTVGDNTLIAGGVNLAGRTIGSDTIISDGATIGFKVNIGNNCIIGDGAVVTKDIEDNTIAYGCPAKPIRKNE, translated from the coding sequence ATGAATAAAAAAAGAATTATACTTGTCGGATGTGGCGAACATGCTGGCATGGTTATTGACAATATTGAAGCACAAAATAAATTCAAAATAGCCGGTATGACCTCTCATCAACCTTCTGACATAGGGCTATCAAAGTACGGCTATAAAGTTGTTGGACTGGACTCGGATATTCCCAAATTAATTGAAAAGTATAATATTGACTTTTATTTTTTAGGGGTAGGCAACTTAAAAGTAAGACGTGAATTAGCCGCTTATTACGATCAGTACCTAAACACTGTTAATATTATCCACCCCAACACCGAGATTTCGACTCACAGTACAATCGGGAGTGGCAATATTATTGAAGCATACACCAAGATTGCCAACGGAGTGAGCATGGGGGATCACTGCATCCTGAATTCGTTTACTGCCATCAACCATGACCAAACAGTGGGAGACAATACACTAATTGCAGGGGGTGTTAACTTAGCAGGTAGAACTATCGGTAGTGATACAATTATTTCTGATGGTGCGACTATCGGATTTAAAGTAAACATAGGCAACAACTGCATCATCGGCGATGGAGCCGTTGTCACTAAAGATATAGAGGACAACACTATCGCATACGGATGCCCTGCAAAACCCATAAGAAAAAATGAATAA
- a CDS encoding acylneuraminate cytidylyltransferase family protein, translated as MSSKAIAIIPARGGSKRILKKNIKKLLGKPMIGYTIEAAFKSGIFDKIVVSTDCPEIAEISSGLGAEVPFLRAKNIADNTTPVSVATLDALDRIDPNKDKYNFVCQLMANCPMRDETDIISSYEKLITTGTQSQISVSGYGWLKPNWAVKINKDQTFDHVFPLEINERSQDTESLYCPNGTIWWSSTATLRKYKSFFHNKTTVHKIPLLHSIDIDELEDFEIAKILLGMKNE; from the coding sequence ATGAGCAGCAAAGCAATTGCAATTATTCCTGCACGTGGTGGGTCCAAACGAATCCTTAAAAAAAATATAAAAAAACTGCTAGGCAAACCCATGATCGGCTATACCATTGAAGCAGCTTTTAAAAGCGGGATTTTTGATAAAATTGTTGTGTCCACAGATTGTCCAGAGATTGCCGAAATTTCCTCAGGACTCGGGGCTGAAGTGCCTTTCCTGCGCGCTAAGAACATTGCAGATAATACAACTCCTGTTTCTGTTGCAACTCTTGATGCACTAGATAGGATAGATCCAAATAAAGACAAATATAATTTTGTCTGCCAACTCATGGCCAACTGCCCCATGCGCGATGAGACTGATATCATAAGCAGCTACGAAAAATTAATTACAACGGGAACACAAAGCCAGATATCTGTCTCCGGGTACGGATGGCTTAAGCCCAACTGGGCAGTAAAAATCAATAAGGACCAAACATTTGATCATGTCTTCCCGCTTGAAATAAATGAACGCAGTCAAGATACAGAAAGCCTGTATTGCCCCAACGGCACCATTTGGTGGAGTTCCACAGCAACTCTACGCAAATATAAATCTTTTTTTCATAACAAAACAACCGTTCACAAGATCCCTCTCCTCCATTCAATCGACATTGATGAGCTGGAGGACTTTGAAATTGCAAAAATACTGCTAGGAATGAAAAATGAATAA
- a CDS encoding LegC family aminotransferase → MDTSAQVVKALSQVIFSKRYTPLHEPVFPGNELAYTKECIDTTFVSSVGKFVDQFENMLADYTGAKRAIAVTNGTAALHMALILAGVKSGDEVIIPGLTFVATANAVAYAGAIPHIADSEETTLGLDAVKLDMHLSKITELRNGECFNKDTGRRIAALVPMHVFGIPLDVDALLAVCEKFSIPMVEDAAEAIGSFYKGKHCGRFGKVASLSFNGNKTITTGGGGAILTDDDDLADLCKHITTTAKTPHKWEYFHDMVGYNYRMPNINAALGCAQMEKLDAILASKRTLAEKYTAAFKRIEGIRFLTEPDGCKSNYWFCTIILKKGMEAERDSILEATNGAAYMTRPLWTAMHRLPMFENCPRTDMSVAESLEKRVINIPSGAGIIGV, encoded by the coding sequence ATGGATACTTCTGCCCAAGTTGTTAAAGCTTTAAGCCAAGTCATCTTTAGCAAAAGGTACACTCCCCTGCATGAGCCGGTATTTCCCGGTAACGAGCTGGCCTACACCAAAGAATGCATCGACACGACTTTTGTTTCTTCGGTGGGCAAGTTTGTTGACCAGTTTGAGAACATGCTCGCCGACTATACCGGGGCAAAACGTGCAATTGCTGTGACCAACGGTACTGCTGCACTCCATATGGCCCTTATACTTGCCGGAGTGAAGTCCGGCGATGAAGTGATCATTCCCGGTCTTACTTTTGTGGCTACGGCGAATGCGGTAGCTTACGCGGGAGCCATTCCCCACATTGCGGATTCCGAAGAAACAACACTTGGACTTGATGCAGTCAAACTTGATATGCACCTGTCCAAAATTACAGAACTGCGCAATGGAGAATGCTTCAACAAAGACACCGGACGCAGGATTGCAGCCCTTGTTCCCATGCATGTCTTCGGTATCCCCCTTGATGTTGACGCCCTTCTGGCTGTTTGTGAAAAATTCTCCATCCCGATGGTTGAAGATGCTGCTGAAGCAATTGGCTCTTTCTATAAAGGAAAGCATTGCGGAAGGTTCGGTAAAGTTGCATCACTCAGCTTTAACGGCAACAAAACCATCACAACAGGTGGCGGCGGAGCCATTCTTACTGACGATGACGACCTGGCTGACCTGTGTAAACACATAACCACCACAGCCAAGACCCCGCATAAGTGGGAATATTTCCATGATATGGTGGGGTACAACTATCGTATGCCTAACATCAATGCGGCACTCGGCTGCGCGCAGATGGAAAAACTGGATGCAATTCTCGCCAGCAAACGCACGTTAGCAGAGAAGTACACTGCTGCTTTCAAGAGGATTGAAGGAATCCGCTTCCTCACCGAGCCTGACGGCTGCAAAAGCAACTACTGGTTCTGCACCATCATCCTTAAAAAAGGAATGGAAGCGGAAAGAGATTCAATCCTTGAGGCAACAAACGGAGCAGCCTATATGACCCGCCCCCTGTGGACAGCCATGCACCGCCTACCCATGTTTGAGAATTGCCCCCGTACCGATATGAGTGTTGCTGAATCCCTTGAAAAAAGAGTCATTAACATCCCGAGCGGCGCAGGGATTATTGGAGTTTAA